One stretch of Magnetococcales bacterium DNA includes these proteins:
- a CDS encoding IS1 family transposase — MGQISFLDVGCVNPDCGRYGVKGLGNIVIRRRYGTGRIRFLHCRHCQHEFSERNGTPLFDLRISQEKIVAVVRHLAEGTGVRKTARLTGVSRDTVGRILRRVGSHARGIHDRLVRGLDVPEVQMNEMWSFVKKKDKNCTEKERFEGEAGSVWDHIAIDPVSKLVVSMVQGSRRDQESSDRLVKDFADRTNNKPLKLVTTDEHAAYEASLLVTIQHPFKKSLDMKAFVRASPRTPPGLCPGPAREPAPWTPIRGRVLNSYPC, encoded by the coding sequence ATGGGCCAGATATCGTTTTTGGACGTCGGCTGTGTGAACCCGGATTGCGGACGCTACGGGGTCAAAGGGCTGGGAAACATTGTGATCCGTCGCCGGTATGGAACTGGCAGAATCCGGTTCCTTCATTGTCGGCACTGTCAGCATGAATTTTCCGAACGGAATGGCACGCCACTGTTCGACCTGCGGATCTCCCAGGAGAAGATCGTGGCGGTGGTCCGCCACTTGGCGGAAGGAACCGGCGTCCGCAAGACGGCCAGATTGACAGGGGTATCCAGGGATACCGTTGGCCGCATTCTCAGGAGGGTTGGCAGCCATGCCCGGGGGATTCACGACCGGCTGGTTCGCGGTCTGGACGTACCAGAAGTCCAAATGAACGAGATGTGGTCCTTCGTGAAAAAAAAGGACAAGAATTGCACTGAAAAGGAGCGATTTGAAGGCGAAGCAGGCAGTGTGTGGGATCACATCGCCATTGATCCTGTCAGCAAGCTGGTGGTCTCCATGGTCCAGGGATCCCGCAGGGATCAGGAAAGCAGTGATCGATTGGTAAAGGACTTCGCCGACCGGACCAACAACAAGCCTCTCAAGTTGGTCACCACAGACGAACATGCGGCCTATGAGGCTTCCCTGCTGGTAACTATTCAGCACCCTTTCAAAAAAAGCCTGGATATGAAAGCCTTTGTCAGGGCTTCGCCCCGAACCCCACCAGGACTCTGTCCTGGACCTGCCAGGGAGCCAGCCCCCTGGACCCCGATTCGTGGTCGGGTGCTGAATAGTTACCCCTGCTGA
- the htpG gene encoding molecular chaperone HtpG, translated as MSEAVNKETRQFQTEVRQLLDLMIHSLYSNKEVFLRELISNSSDAVDKLRFEALSNQGLYEDAPDLSIRVTFDKEARTVTITDNGIGMSRDEVIANIGTIAKSGTREFFKSLTGDQAKDASLIGQFGVGFYSSFIVADRVTLKTRRAGLPAQDGVLWSSVGDGEYSLEGVEKPSRGTEVTLHLREGEDEFLDDWRLRSIIRKFSDHVSLPILMIKKPLDTGATDDEKADDKGDADKKEPQEPPPPEWETVNKASAIWTRAKSDIKDEEYTEFYKHVSHDFEEPLSHLHVRLEGKYEYTLLLYVPKKAPFDLWDRERKHGVKLYVRRVFIMDGAEELMPRYLRFVRGIMDSADLPLNVSREILQKSPLVDAMRKGSIGKVFGMLEEMVEKEPEKYAEFWKTFGTVFKEGIVEDYANRERIAKLLRFSTTFSDSDKQDVSLADYVARMKPEQEKIFYVNGESHNACKNSPHIEIFRKKGIEVLLLADRVDEWMVNHLHEFEGKQLQAVTKGELDLGKLEDEKEKQSHQEVDANFKDVVEKVKKVLGETVKDVRVSHRLTDSPACLVGETYDMTATMERILKEAGQKIPDSKRILELNPTHPLTARLQKEQDETRFGNLSQILHDQALLSEGGQLENPADFVRRLNGLLLEMAGG; from the coding sequence ATGAGCGAGGCAGTCAACAAAGAGACAAGACAGTTCCAAACCGAGGTCCGCCAGTTGCTGGATCTGATGATCCACTCCTTGTACAGCAACAAGGAGGTGTTTCTGCGCGAGTTGATTTCCAACAGCTCTGACGCTGTTGACAAATTGCGCTTCGAGGCGTTGTCCAACCAGGGCCTCTACGAGGATGCGCCCGATCTCTCCATCCGCGTGACCTTCGACAAAGAGGCCCGTACTGTCACGATCACGGACAACGGCATCGGCATGAGCCGGGATGAGGTGATCGCCAACATTGGCACCATCGCCAAATCCGGCACGCGCGAATTTTTCAAATCCTTGACGGGCGATCAGGCCAAGGATGCCTCGTTGATCGGCCAATTTGGTGTTGGTTTCTACTCCTCTTTCATCGTTGCCGATCGGGTCACGCTGAAAACCCGCCGGGCCGGGCTGCCTGCCCAGGATGGTGTTCTGTGGAGCTCTGTCGGGGATGGTGAATACTCCCTGGAGGGCGTGGAGAAGCCAAGCCGGGGCACGGAAGTCACCTTGCATCTGCGCGAGGGGGAGGACGAATTTCTGGACGACTGGCGCTTGCGTTCCATCATCCGCAAATTTTCCGACCATGTCTCCCTGCCCATCCTGATGATCAAAAAGCCTCTCGATACCGGTGCCACGGACGACGAGAAGGCGGACGACAAGGGCGATGCCGACAAGAAAGAGCCCCAGGAACCACCGCCGCCGGAGTGGGAAACGGTCAACAAGGCCTCGGCGATCTGGACCCGGGCCAAAAGCGATATCAAGGATGAGGAGTACACGGAGTTTTACAAACACGTCTCCCACGATTTTGAAGAGCCCCTCTCCCATCTGCACGTCCGCCTGGAAGGGAAGTATGAATACACCCTTCTGCTTTATGTTCCCAAAAAGGCCCCCTTCGATCTTTGGGACCGGGAGCGAAAGCACGGGGTCAAGCTCTATGTGCGGCGCGTCTTCATCATGGATGGGGCAGAGGAGTTGATGCCCCGTTACCTGCGCTTTGTCCGGGGGATCATGGACTCGGCGGATCTGCCCCTCAACGTCTCCCGGGAGATTCTGCAAAAAAGCCCGCTGGTGGATGCCATGCGCAAAGGATCCATCGGCAAGGTCTTTGGCATGCTGGAAGAGATGGTCGAAAAAGAGCCGGAAAAGTATGCCGAATTCTGGAAAACCTTCGGCACCGTCTTCAAGGAGGGCATCGTTGAGGATTATGCCAACCGGGAGCGTATTGCCAAACTGCTGCGCTTCTCCACCACCTTCTCCGACAGCGACAAACAGGATGTCTCCCTGGCCGACTACGTCGCCCGTATGAAACCGGAGCAGGAAAAGATTTTTTACGTGAATGGCGAAAGCCACAACGCCTGCAAAAACAGCCCCCATATCGAAATTTTCCGGAAAAAGGGAATCGAGGTTCTGCTCCTCGCCGACCGGGTGGACGAGTGGATGGTCAACCATCTGCACGAGTTTGAAGGAAAACAGCTCCAAGCTGTGACCAAAGGGGAGTTGGATCTGGGTAAACTGGAAGATGAGAAAGAGAAACAATCCCATCAGGAGGTCGATGCCAACTTCAAGGATGTGGTCGAAAAGGTCAAAAAGGTTTTGGGAGAGACCGTCAAGGATGTCCGCGTCAGCCATCGCCTGACCGACTCCCCGGCCTGTCTGGTGGGTGAAACCTACGACATGACCGCCACCATGGAACGCATCCTCAAGGAAGCGGGCCAAAAAATACCCGATTCCAAGCGTATTCTCGAACTCAACCCGACCCATCCCCTGACGGCCCGCCTGCAAAAGGAACAGGATGAGACCCGGTTTGGCAACCTGAGCCAGATTTTGCACGACCAGGCTCTGCTCAGCGAGGGAGGGCAACTGGAAAACCCCGCTGATTTCGTGCGGCGTCTGAATGGGTTGTTGCTGGAGATGGCGGGGGGGTAA
- a CDS encoding type II toxin-antitoxin system HicB family antitoxin has translation MNYAIEYDQEADGRWLAEVVELPGVVAYGRTEEEAISRVEALALRVLTERLENGETQGRAFSVSFAAA, from the coding sequence GTGAACTACGCCATAGAGTACGATCAGGAAGCGGACGGTCGCTGGCTGGCCGAGGTGGTGGAGCTGCCCGGGGTGGTGGCTTATGGTCGGACCGAGGAGGAGGCCATCTCCCGGGTCGAAGCCCTGGCTCTGCGGGTTCTTACGGAACGCCTCGAAAATGGAGAGACCCAAGGGCGGGCATTCTCGGTTTCGTTCGCCGCCGCATGA
- the gspF gene encoding type II secretion system inner membrane protein GspF — MGAFEYTALDAKGRNRRGILEGDSASQVRQRLREQSLVPMTVAEVRQSVRKGKGRGGVRRADLVLATRQLATLTGSGLPVEEALATVSRQTDNRRLSNVMLAIRGKVLEGHSLAAGLGEFPQLFSEMFRETVGAGEQTGHLEQVLERLAVFQENSHKLRQKVMLAMIYPAIVLVFALLVTSALLTYVVPQVIQVFADFNQDLPFLTRFMIRLSDFLRNHGVVAVGLLIAMIFLSRILLAREPVKRLWHRILLRLPLTSRLVRGINTAQFTRTFGILTGSGVPVLEGLRISSRVIDNRPMREALQDTARQVREGGSLHKALGESRVFSPLVIHLIASGETSGNLANMLNRAADAQEQEVETLVAVLAGVLEPLLILFMGGIVLTIVIAILLPIFDLNQLVH, encoded by the coding sequence TTGGGAGCTTTCGAGTACACCGCTCTGGACGCCAAAGGCCGCAACCGACGCGGAATCCTGGAAGGGGACTCGGCCAGTCAGGTTCGGCAGCGCCTGCGGGAACAATCCCTGGTGCCGATGACCGTTGCAGAGGTTCGGCAATCCGTGCGCAAGGGAAAAGGGCGCGGAGGTGTGCGCCGTGCCGACCTGGTGTTGGCGACCCGGCAACTGGCGACACTGACCGGCTCGGGCCTGCCAGTGGAGGAGGCGTTGGCCACCGTCTCCCGGCAAACCGACAACCGCCGACTCAGCAATGTCATGCTGGCCATCCGTGGCAAGGTTTTGGAGGGGCACTCCCTGGCTGCCGGGCTTGGGGAATTTCCGCAGCTCTTTTCCGAAATGTTCCGGGAGACTGTGGGCGCCGGCGAACAAACCGGGCACCTGGAGCAGGTTTTGGAACGTCTGGCCGTCTTTCAGGAGAACAGCCACAAGCTCCGGCAAAAGGTGATGTTGGCCATGATTTATCCAGCCATCGTCCTGGTTTTTGCCCTGCTTGTCACCTCGGCTCTCCTCACCTATGTGGTGCCCCAGGTGATCCAGGTGTTTGCGGATTTCAATCAAGACCTCCCTTTTCTGACCCGGTTCATGATCCGTTTGAGTGATTTTTTACGAAACCATGGTGTCGTGGCCGTGGGTTTGCTCATCGCGATGATCTTTTTGTCACGCATTCTGTTGGCGCGGGAACCCGTCAAGCGGCTTTGGCACCGGATTTTATTGCGGCTCCCCTTGACCTCACGCCTGGTGCGCGGCATCAACACCGCTCAATTTACGCGCACCTTTGGCATTCTGACCGGCAGTGGCGTCCCCGTCCTGGAGGGTTTGCGCATCTCCAGCCGAGTGATCGACAACCGGCCCATGCGTGAGGCACTACAGGATACAGCCCGGCAAGTCAGGGAAGGCGGCTCTCTGCATAAGGCCCTCGGGGAGAGCCGGGTTTTTTCCCCCCTGGTGATACACCTGATCGCCAGCGGCGAGACCAGCGGCAACCTGGCCAACATGCTCAATCGAGCTGCCGATGCCCAGGAACAAGAGGTGGAAACCCTGGTGGCTGTTCTGGCCGGCGTTCTGGAGCCACTTCTGATTCTGTTCATGGGTGGCATTGTCCTGACCATCGTCATCGCCATCCTGCTGCCCATTTTTGACCTGAATCAGCTGGTTCATTGA
- the gspE gene encoding type II secretion system ATPase GspE produces the protein MAELAASDPLPRETETVLPFAFCKRSGVLLVEKTAQSVHLLCRPDVHSGTLAELRRFFRLPLHLETTTRDNFDQRLRLEYEEGSTRTIQDMEEMDSALDLGEVAQQLAEPKDLAESADDAPIIRLINALLTEAVKRNASDIHLEPYEDILVVRFRVDGVLRKVLEPKRSVAPLLASRVKVMARLDIAEKRLPQDGRISLRIAGRAVDVRVSTIPTGHGERVVLRLLDKKAGILSLEELGMIPSAVATIDHTLSKPNGIILVTGPTGSGKTTSLYAMLQRLNDHTRNIMTVEDPIEYNLEGISQTHVNTKVDLTFARGLRAILRQDPDVVMVGEIRDLETARIAVQASLTGHLVLSTLHTNSAIGAVTRLRDMGVESFLLSSSLLAVMAQRLVRLLCPGCKQSHPPNAAECAIMGVTPQDKVTLYRPVGCPNCSGTGYQGRSGIYELLVMDDAMRGRVHELAGELELAELSRNVSGSLRSDGLRLVREGVTSLDEVVRVTRED, from the coding sequence ATGGCTGAATTGGCTGCCTCCGACCCTTTGCCCCGGGAGACCGAAACGGTCTTGCCGTTTGCATTCTGCAAACGATCCGGGGTGCTTTTGGTCGAAAAAACTGCGCAATCGGTCCATCTTCTCTGCCGCCCTGATGTCCATTCCGGGACACTGGCCGAGTTGCGCCGCTTTTTCCGCCTTCCGCTGCACCTGGAAACAACAACGCGGGACAATTTTGATCAACGTCTGCGTCTGGAGTATGAAGAAGGATCGACCCGCACCATCCAGGACATGGAAGAGATGGACAGTGCCCTGGATCTTGGTGAGGTCGCACAACAATTGGCGGAACCCAAAGATTTGGCCGAGAGCGCCGATGATGCGCCCATCATTCGACTGATCAACGCCCTGCTGACCGAGGCGGTCAAACGAAATGCCTCGGATATCCACCTTGAACCCTACGAGGACATCCTGGTGGTGCGGTTTCGGGTCGATGGCGTCTTGCGCAAGGTGCTGGAGCCCAAACGCTCCGTCGCCCCCCTGCTGGCCTCGCGCGTCAAGGTGATGGCTCGCCTTGATATCGCCGAAAAGCGGCTTCCCCAAGATGGGCGGATCTCTCTGCGCATTGCGGGCCGGGCCGTGGATGTTCGCGTCTCGACCATTCCCACCGGTCATGGCGAACGGGTGGTACTGCGCCTGCTGGATAAAAAGGCCGGCATTTTAAGTCTGGAAGAGTTGGGCATGATTCCATCGGCTGTGGCCACCATCGACCATACCCTGAGCAAGCCCAACGGCATCATCCTGGTCACCGGACCCACCGGATCCGGCAAGACCACCTCGCTCTATGCCATGTTGCAGCGGCTGAACGATCATACCCGCAACATCATGACCGTCGAGGATCCCATCGAGTACAATCTGGAAGGGATCAGTCAGACCCACGTCAACACCAAGGTGGATCTGACCTTTGCCCGGGGTTTGCGCGCCATCCTGCGGCAAGATCCGGACGTGGTGATGGTGGGTGAGATCCGCGACCTGGAAACGGCCCGCATCGCCGTCCAGGCCAGCTTGACGGGGCATCTGGTCCTTTCGACCCTGCACACCAACAGTGCCATCGGCGCCGTAACCCGCCTGCGGGACATGGGGGTGGAGTCCTTCCTGCTCTCCTCCAGTTTGTTGGCGGTCATGGCGCAGCGTCTTGTGCGCCTGCTCTGTCCCGGTTGCAAACAATCCCATCCGCCCAACGCTGCGGAGTGTGCCATCATGGGCGTCACACCCCAGGACAAGGTCACCCTGTACCGACCTGTCGGGTGTCCAAACTGCTCGGGTACCGGTTATCAGGGCCGGTCCGGAATCTACGAACTGCTCGTGATGGACGATGCCATGCGTGGCCGGGTCCACGAATTGGCCGGAGAACTTGAACTGGCTGAACTGTCCCGCAACGTCTCGGGCAGTTTGCGTTCCGATGGTCTGCGCCTGGTGCGGGAGGGTGTGACATCCCTCGATGAAGTGGTGCGGGTGACCCGGGAGGATTGA
- the gspD gene encoding type II secretion system secretin GspD: MLDIFSDSWRRWGLILFLSGVLALYPEPTLAAKFTLNLQGAELRTLIETVSEATGRNFILDPSVKGKVTVVSSQPMEPDDLYQVFLSILEVHGFIAVPSAGAVKIIPDNKINFSSMPNDDQKPNPAAPGGETMVRVFRLKYVDAAKLLPVLRPLVSPKGFVSSVDGSNLLIVSDYANTIGRLDHILRRIDHPSTGDVEVIPLEHASAVDMLRVLQSMEGPAKGGAAGASAIQPSFAVDERTNSILLGGDKETRVRLRTLIAHLDTPVDIIGNTQVVYLRYAKAETMVKVLASIGEDFAKKAKGDATGSAHSTVNVQPFEGANALVITAPPDLLRTMRTVIEKLDMRRAQVQVEAIIAEITTDKSAELGVQWDQIPTNQKGATWTTNFDKNNQGIVNLSGSTGGVPNLAKIGGGLSLGYLSGTSTIFGSQFVNLNALLRVLRSDTSTNILQTPTIVTMDNEAAEIIVAENVPFVTGSYTTSNNTVSSPFQTIKRENVGLILKVTPQINEGNSIRLDIQQELSDVKDTPTLGAEGVVTNTRSIKTAVMVEDGQVLILGGLIRNKQQKSNDRVPILGDIPILGQLFRYETNANGKTNLMVFLKPSILRNAHDGNMVTRDKYRAIRERQAAMPSGTGFMSLEEGPPILPDMQQYMGQSGMSPGDWYGGAASQRNQQPSLALQPPPSLGNEAIPAPAQRTGGSSYTTPPTPRHTTIATTPPDPDRPPAQVEQPSESRQDIRDYAD; this comes from the coding sequence ATGCTTGATATTTTTTCGGATTCATGGCGGCGATGGGGGTTGATCCTGTTCTTGTCGGGTGTACTGGCCCTGTATCCCGAACCAACCCTGGCGGCAAAATTCACCTTGAACCTCCAGGGAGCCGAGCTGCGCACACTCATCGAGACCGTCTCGGAAGCAACTGGACGCAACTTTATCCTGGATCCCAGTGTCAAGGGGAAGGTGACGGTCGTCTCCTCCCAGCCCATGGAACCTGATGATCTCTACCAGGTCTTTCTGTCGATCCTCGAAGTACATGGCTTTATCGCTGTTCCTTCCGCTGGCGCTGTCAAGATCATCCCCGACAACAAGATCAATTTCAGCAGCATGCCCAACGATGACCAGAAGCCAAATCCCGCCGCCCCAGGCGGTGAGACCATGGTGCGCGTTTTTCGCCTGAAGTATGTCGACGCCGCCAAACTGCTCCCTGTACTGCGGCCTCTGGTCTCTCCCAAGGGCTTCGTCTCTTCCGTGGACGGCAGCAATCTGCTCATCGTTTCCGACTATGCCAACACCATTGGCCGCCTGGACCACATTTTGCGCCGGATCGATCACCCTTCAACGGGGGATGTGGAGGTCATTCCTCTGGAACATGCCTCGGCTGTTGACATGCTCCGTGTGCTGCAAAGCATGGAAGGCCCAGCCAAAGGCGGCGCCGCCGGCGCATCCGCAATCCAGCCGAGTTTTGCGGTCGATGAAAGAACCAACAGCATCCTTTTGGGCGGTGACAAAGAGACCCGGGTCCGCTTGCGCACATTGATCGCCCACCTGGACACCCCCGTCGATATCATCGGCAATACCCAGGTGGTCTATCTGCGCTATGCCAAGGCTGAAACAATGGTCAAGGTATTGGCCAGCATCGGCGAGGATTTTGCCAAGAAAGCCAAGGGTGATGCCACCGGTTCCGCCCATAGCACCGTGAATGTACAACCCTTTGAAGGCGCCAATGCCCTCGTCATCACAGCACCTCCCGACCTTCTGCGTACCATGCGTACTGTCATCGAAAAATTGGACATGCGCCGCGCTCAGGTCCAGGTCGAGGCCATCATCGCCGAAATCACGACAGACAAATCCGCCGAGTTGGGTGTCCAGTGGGACCAGATTCCGACCAACCAGAAGGGGGCGACGTGGACCACCAACTTCGATAAAAACAATCAGGGCATCGTCAATCTGAGCGGCTCGACCGGTGGAGTGCCGAATCTGGCGAAAATCGGTGGTGGCCTGAGTTTGGGATATCTCAGCGGCACCTCGACCATTTTTGGTTCGCAATTTGTCAATCTGAACGCCCTGCTGCGCGTCCTGCGCAGTGACACTTCCACCAACATTCTGCAAACCCCCACCATCGTGACCATGGACAACGAGGCCGCCGAGATCATCGTGGCCGAGAATGTGCCGTTCGTCACCGGCAGTTATACGACCTCCAATAATACTGTCTCCAGTCCATTCCAGACCATCAAGCGGGAAAATGTGGGCCTGATCCTGAAGGTGACCCCCCAAATCAACGAGGGAAACTCCATTCGCCTGGATATCCAGCAGGAGCTCTCCGATGTCAAGGACACGCCGACACTAGGGGCGGAAGGCGTGGTTACCAACACCCGTTCCATCAAGACAGCCGTCATGGTCGAAGATGGGCAGGTGTTGATTCTGGGAGGTTTGATCCGCAACAAGCAGCAAAAAAGCAACGACCGGGTGCCCATCCTGGGAGATATTCCCATCCTGGGCCAACTCTTCCGCTATGAGACCAATGCCAACGGCAAAACCAATCTGATGGTTTTTCTGAAGCCCTCCATCCTGCGCAATGCCCACGATGGCAACATGGTGACCCGGGACAAGTATCGGGCCATTCGTGAGCGACAGGCGGCCATGCCATCCGGTACCGGATTCATGAGCCTGGAAGAGGGCCCACCCATCCTGCCAGATATGCAGCAATACATGGGACAGTCCGGTATGTCGCCTGGCGATTGGTATGGCGGTGCAGCAAGTCAGCGGAACCAACAGCCGTCTCTTGCCTTGCAACCCCCGCCGAGCCTGGGCAACGAAGCCATACCGGCCCCTGCCCAAAGGACGGGCGGATCGTCCTATACCACCCCACCCACCCCCAGACACACCACCATCGCCACAACACCCCCGGATCCTGACCGACCCCCAGCTCAGGTCGAACAGCCTTCCGAATCTCGCCAGGATATCCGGGATTATGCGGACTGA
- the nrfD gene encoding polysulfide reductase NrfD, with protein MISNYTAIEGQSFRYWILLGVLGGFFLLGLGAFIYMEVYGHGVSNMTNQVVWGTPHVFAISLLVMASGALNLASMATVFAAKQYKQFRRFSAFLAIVLLVGGLSVLLLDLGRPDRLLLTMIHMNFRSMFTWNVFLYSGFTVLCFLYLWSMFEHEKYVKIAGSAAFAGRLILTTGTGSIFGVIHAREVFYSAITAPSFIAVSLTSGTSICLMLLVATFHYTSRPMDMRLVHGMRNMLTFFTLLVFYLFVIEKFTKYYAPAYYDVESWILAGPYSTLYWGGVIALGLLAPLVILFNPRSGNTLGGIMAAAALSILGEFAFVAHTLIAGQAYPLQLFPGHDISSIFLDGQSAVYSPSLVEILLGLGGVALAGILYLLGIRFFRLLPKKAEAPDEWHPWSP; from the coding sequence ATGATCAGCAACTATACCGCCATTGAAGGGCAATCCTTCCGCTACTGGATCCTCCTGGGCGTCCTGGGTGGGTTTTTTCTCCTGGGCCTCGGCGCCTTCATCTACATGGAGGTTTATGGTCACGGCGTCAGCAACATGACCAATCAGGTGGTGTGGGGAACACCCCATGTGTTTGCCATCTCCCTCCTGGTCATGGCCTCGGGTGCGCTGAATCTTGCCTCCATGGCCACGGTCTTCGCAGCCAAGCAGTACAAGCAGTTCCGCCGCTTTTCCGCTTTCCTTGCCATCGTGTTGCTGGTAGGAGGACTCTCGGTCCTGCTGCTCGATCTGGGTCGGCCCGACCGGCTTCTCCTGACCATGATCCACATGAATTTCCGTTCCATGTTCACCTGGAACGTTTTCCTCTACTCGGGTTTCACGGTTCTCTGTTTTCTCTACCTCTGGTCCATGTTCGAGCATGAGAAATATGTCAAGATCGCAGGCAGCGCCGCTTTCGCTGGCCGTCTGATCCTGACCACCGGCACCGGCTCCATCTTCGGCGTCATTCATGCCCGGGAGGTGTTTTATTCAGCCATCACCGCCCCCTCCTTCATCGCCGTCTCGCTCACCTCCGGTACTTCCATTTGCCTCATGCTGCTTGTGGCCACCTTCCACTACACGAGCCGTCCCATGGACATGCGCCTCGTCCATGGCATGCGTAACATGCTGACCTTTTTCACCCTGCTGGTGTTTTACCTGTTCGTGATAGAAAAATTTACCAAGTACTACGCACCAGCCTACTACGATGTGGAAAGCTGGATCCTGGCTGGTCCCTACAGTACGCTCTACTGGGGCGGCGTGATCGCCCTCGGCCTGTTGGCCCCTCTCGTCATCCTGTTCAATCCGCGCTCGGGCAATACGCTCGGTGGCATCATGGCTGCGGCAGCTCTTTCGATCCTGGGTGAGTTCGCCTTCGTCGCCCACACCCTCATCGCTGGTCAGGCCTATCCGTTGCAGCTCTTCCCGGGCCATGACATTTCCAGCATTTTTCTGGACGGTCAGTCGGCTGTATACTCCCCCAGTCTGGTGGAAATTCTTCTTGGGCTCGGTGGCGTCGCTCTGGCTGGAATTCTCTATCTTCTGGGAATCCGCTTTTTCCGCCTTCTGCCCAAAAAGGCCGAAGCGCCCGATGAGTGGCACCCCTGGTCCCCCTGA
- a CDS encoding 4Fe-4S dicluster domain-containing protein: MTMDRRTVLGMGGAVAAGVLLAPGVQLIAAPPSNETSAAGSQRWAMLVDVNKCTPGCTACLDACRKENNVPLFGDPARDVHWIRKVEVQDKEHRRAPFTLPVLCNHCENPPCVHVCPTLASFIRKDGIVLIDEHRCIGCRYCMIACPYKARSLVYFSTRFPKDGNPRVPIRAKGVVEKCTFCVHRVDDGQLPACVETCQGSGQGAMIFGDINDPQSEIAQRVKTLRTETIRADLGLKPHVHYQGL; this comes from the coding sequence ATGACGATGGACAGAAGAACGGTTCTCGGAATGGGCGGCGCAGTCGCCGCTGGCGTCCTGTTGGCGCCAGGTGTCCAATTGATTGCCGCCCCTCCTTCGAATGAAACATCTGCCGCCGGTTCCCAACGCTGGGCCATGCTGGTGGATGTCAACAAATGCACCCCTGGCTGCACGGCCTGTCTCGATGCCTGCCGCAAGGAGAACAACGTTCCCCTCTTTGGTGACCCCGCCCGGGATGTACATTGGATCCGCAAAGTCGAAGTGCAGGATAAGGAGCACCGGCGCGCCCCTTTTACGCTCCCCGTGTTGTGCAACCATTGCGAGAACCCGCCCTGCGTGCATGTCTGCCCGACACTGGCCTCGTTCATTCGCAAAGATGGCATTGTCCTGATCGACGAACACCGTTGCATCGGCTGTCGCTACTGCATGATCGCCTGCCCCTACAAGGCGCGATCTCTGGTCTATTTTTCGACCAGGTTTCCCAAGGACGGCAATCCGCGTGTACCCATCCGGGCCAAAGGGGTCGTGGAGAAATGTACCTTCTGCGTGCATCGCGTAGACGACGGTCAGCTTCCTGCCTGCGTTGAAACCTGCCAAGGTTCGGGTCAGGGCGCCATGATCTTTGGCGATATCAACGACCCGCAGTCCGAGATTGCCCAACGGGTAAAAACCCTGAGGACCGAAACCATCCGGGCCGACCTGGGTTTGAAACCCCATGTTCACTATCAGGGATTGTAG
- the dsrH gene encoding sulfurtransferase complex subunit TusB, which produces MLHTVNKSPFQNSTLESCLRFVLPGDVILLLEDGVIAAAAGTAQSKLVEGALSKKNSVYAIGADLKARGLTNTIKGVQVIDYAGFVELVEKHRTHAWL; this is translated from the coding sequence ATGCTGCACACCGTCAACAAATCCCCTTTTCAGAACAGCACGTTGGAGAGCTGCCTGCGTTTTGTCCTCCCTGGTGATGTGATCCTGTTGCTGGAGGATGGCGTCATCGCCGCTGCGGCGGGGACCGCCCAATCCAAACTGGTCGAAGGGGCATTGAGCAAAAAGAACAGCGTCTATGCCATCGGCGCCGATCTCAAGGCCAGGGGTCTCACCAACACCATAAAAGGCGTTCAGGTCATTGATTATGCCGGGTTCGTTGAGCTGGTTGAAAAGCATAGAACTCACGCCTGGTTGTAA
- the tusC gene encoding sulfurtransferase complex subunit TusC translates to MASDVKKIMFTVRKPPHGSIYVYEGLEVKLIMAAYDADISVVFMDDGVYAMKADQNTDDLGIKGFAKTYGVLVDYEISKVYVHQQSMEERGLTEEDLLVIGEDEETEEPVRPKMIDTAEIAAMMAEQHNILCF, encoded by the coding sequence ATGGCCAGCGACGTCAAAAAAATCATGTTCACCGTGCGCAAACCTCCGCACGGCAGCATCTATGTCTATGAAGGTCTGGAAGTCAAGTTGATCATGGCGGCCTACGATGCCGACATCTCCGTCGTCTTCATGGATGACGGCGTCTACGCCATGAAGGCTGATCAAAACACCGACGATCTGGGTATCAAGGGTTTTGCAAAAACCTACGGCGTGCTTGTGGACTATGAGATTAGCAAGGTCTACGTCCATCAGCAGTCGATGGAGGAGCGCGGACTCACCGAAGAGGATCTGCTCGTGATCGGCGAGGATGAAGAAACAGAAGAGCCCGTTCGGCCCAAAATGATCGATACAGCCGAGATTGCGGCCATGATGGCCGAGCAACACAACATCCTCTGCTTTTGA